A region of Dermabacter vaginalis DNA encodes the following proteins:
- the hemL gene encoding glutamate-1-semialdehyde 2,1-aminomutase, producing the protein MSTNAELFARAQHSIPGGVNSPVRAFGSVGGTPPYLVSGKGALLTDVEGTEYVDLVGSWGPMILGHADETVVNAVTDAASHSLSFGAPHEGEIRLAELVINRIPAVDKIRMVNSGTEATMSALRLARGFTGRDLIVKFAGCYHGHVDSLLAEAGSGVATFSLPGSAGVTDPTAAETLVLPYGDREAVHEAFTEHGERIAAVITEGAPCNMGVIDPGDFNAFLLEKAHAAGALLIVDEVLTGFRASATGAHGLDGVVPDLVTFGKVIGGGMPVGAFGGRADIMERLSPLGPVYQAGTLSGNPLATAAGIATLSQLDDALYAQLNESVTTLISAFDDALSAEGVPHSINRFGTLFSVFFTDREVRSYEEAKSQDTNAFARFFHSMLSQGIYLPPSAFEACFVSKAHTPDILDRIITALPAAAKAAASTKE; encoded by the coding sequence ATGTCCACGAACGCCGAGCTTTTCGCCCGTGCCCAGCACTCGATTCCGGGAGGGGTGAACTCCCCCGTGCGCGCCTTCGGGAGCGTTGGCGGCACTCCCCCGTATCTCGTGAGCGGGAAGGGTGCGCTCCTCACTGATGTCGAAGGCACCGAGTACGTGGACCTCGTGGGCTCGTGGGGGCCCATGATTCTCGGCCACGCCGACGAGACCGTCGTCAACGCCGTGACCGACGCCGCCTCTCATTCCCTCAGCTTCGGCGCTCCCCACGAGGGCGAGATTCGCCTCGCCGAACTCGTCATCAACCGCATCCCCGCGGTCGACAAGATCCGCATGGTCAACTCGGGCACCGAGGCAACCATGAGCGCGCTTCGACTCGCGCGCGGTTTCACGGGGCGCGATCTCATCGTGAAATTCGCGGGCTGCTACCACGGCCACGTCGATTCGCTCCTCGCGGAGGCAGGTTCGGGGGTGGCCACGTTTTCGCTGCCGGGCTCGGCGGGGGTCACGGATCCGACGGCCGCCGAAACCCTCGTACTCCCCTACGGTGACCGCGAGGCTGTGCACGAAGCGTTCACCGAGCACGGCGAGAGAATCGCCGCGGTGATCACCGAGGGCGCACCGTGCAACATGGGTGTGATCGATCCGGGAGATTTCAACGCTTTCCTTCTCGAAAAAGCGCATGCGGCAGGCGCGCTCCTCATCGTCGACGAGGTTCTCACGGGCTTTCGTGCGAGCGCTACCGGCGCTCACGGCCTCGACGGTGTGGTCCCGGACCTCGTGACCTTCGGCAAGGTCATCGGCGGCGGCATGCCCGTGGGAGCCTTTGGCGGCCGAGCCGACATCATGGAGCGTCTCTCGCCCCTTGGCCCCGTGTACCAGGCGGGCACGCTCTCCGGAAATCCACTCGCCACCGCCGCGGGTATCGCGACGTTGAGCCAGCTCGATGACGCGCTTTACGCCCAGCTCAACGAGTCGGTCACCACCCTTATCTCTGCATTCGACGACGCGCTGAGCGCCGAAGGCGTACCCCATTCGATCAATCGCTTCGGCACCCTCTTCTCCGTGTTCTTCACGGATCGCGAGGTGCGCTCTTACGAGGAGGCGAAGAGCCAGGACACCAACGCTTTTGCACGCTTCTTCCACTCGATGCTAAGCCAGGGTATTTACCTTCCCCCGAGCGCTTTCGAGGCGTGTTTCGTTTCGAAGGCTCACACGCCCGATATCCTTGATCGCATCATTACCGCACTGCCCGCCGCAGCAAAAGCCGCGGCCTCAACCAAGGAATGA
- a CDS encoding NlpC/P60 family protein — MYPLSSLTGRRISAALLAAGVTFTPLAVQASPSDPTDEPTLSTTEAPSEPAPSETPVEETPAAQTPGTEAPSENNTDAPLEAPTSTDETPAPAPRESAPAPRDSTTTSVEESTTDAPAEKPASSIRTFSATPESTPRFAIVGAMRGYWDEAGGADSWIGNPTSNEQKLNGGGYVQHFENADLYWSPGNGGAHAVNRGGGFETFWKRSGHTRGWLGYPSTDEIRVPGGVTQKFTGGTLYFDFATKNVWVTKGGIGDHYESLGGARSWLGLPTGNETKTRGGYYQRFQNGHVYYSGRPGAHAISHKGAIFGIWGRNGYERGELGFPTSEEYSVRGGRAQNFQNGTIYWNSRNGITEVTKHAIHANYVKLGGPKSAFGLPRTGEITLNNGVVIQYFENGQMYWHPRTGAYGVHSGMLNQYAKRGFERGFLGLPTSNEYTYKGQFRQNFENGVLYWTRSNGTGVVGWEPANPYYFGPTNNPTTSRGGHNLTKGWNGVRVAAVQKRLGIYSNGHSATMNAKTIGAVKSWQRKRGLPVTGVVDKRTWDSLGTGVSWYADGFTVKPKVGITASRQERIDTMVNFARSQVGSPYTWGGAGGYTLGYDCSGIAIQAMNAAGLETGVTPEQHAGANWLSTHYFYNSKKFRKVPISQIQRGDWIFYRDSGGTIRHMTMYLGNGQMLHSWGPGVHIRSYTRNLPGRKADPYVLRPF; from the coding sequence ATGTATCCCCTCTCCTCTCTTACCGGCCGACGCATCTCGGCTGCCCTTCTCGCCGCCGGCGTCACCTTCACCCCGCTCGCCGTGCAGGCTTCCCCCTCCGATCCAACCGACGAACCGACCCTCTCGACGACCGAGGCCCCCTCAGAACCGGCCCCCTCTGAAACCCCTGTTGAGGAAACCCCGGCCGCTCAAACTCCCGGCACGGAGGCTCCCAGCGAAAACAACACCGACGCGCCGCTCGAGGCCCCTACGTCCACGGACGAAACCCCGGCCCCTGCGCCTCGCGAATCGGCACCCGCCCCACGCGACTCCACAACCACCTCCGTGGAGGAATCCACCACCGATGCGCCCGCAGAGAAGCCCGCGTCGAGCATCCGAACCTTCAGCGCGACCCCCGAAAGCACGCCACGCTTCGCCATCGTCGGCGCGATGCGCGGCTACTGGGACGAGGCCGGTGGCGCGGATTCTTGGATTGGTAACCCCACGTCCAACGAGCAAAAACTCAACGGCGGTGGCTACGTCCAGCACTTCGAGAATGCCGACCTCTACTGGTCCCCGGGCAACGGTGGAGCACACGCCGTCAACCGCGGTGGAGGTTTCGAAACGTTCTGGAAGCGCAGCGGTCATACGCGCGGATGGCTGGGGTACCCCTCGACCGATGAGATTCGAGTGCCCGGCGGCGTTACGCAAAAATTCACGGGCGGAACCCTGTACTTCGACTTTGCCACGAAGAATGTGTGGGTCACCAAGGGCGGCATCGGTGACCACTACGAGTCACTGGGTGGGGCGCGCAGCTGGCTCGGCCTGCCCACGGGGAACGAAACCAAGACTCGAGGCGGCTATTATCAGCGCTTCCAAAACGGACACGTGTACTACTCGGGGCGCCCAGGTGCGCATGCCATTTCCCACAAGGGTGCAATTTTCGGCATCTGGGGTCGCAACGGTTACGAACGCGGCGAACTTGGCTTCCCCACGTCCGAAGAGTACTCGGTACGCGGCGGCCGAGCGCAAAACTTCCAAAACGGCACGATCTATTGGAATTCGCGCAACGGCATCACCGAGGTCACCAAGCATGCCATCCACGCGAACTACGTAAAACTGGGTGGGCCGAAGAGCGCCTTTGGGCTGCCTCGCACCGGTGAAATCACCCTCAACAATGGAGTGGTGATCCAGTACTTCGAGAACGGGCAGATGTACTGGCATCCGCGCACGGGCGCCTACGGCGTCCATTCGGGCATGCTCAACCAGTACGCCAAGCGCGGCTTTGAGCGGGGCTTCCTCGGCCTTCCCACCTCGAACGAGTACACCTACAAGGGGCAGTTCCGCCAAAACTTCGAGAACGGAGTTCTGTACTGGACGCGTTCGAATGGCACAGGGGTCGTGGGCTGGGAGCCCGCGAATCCCTACTACTTCGGCCCCACGAATAATCCCACGACCTCTCGCGGCGGGCACAACCTCACCAAGGGCTGGAACGGCGTTCGCGTAGCCGCTGTCCAAAAACGCCTCGGGATCTACTCAAATGGCCACAGTGCAACGATGAACGCGAAAACGATCGGAGCCGTCAAGTCTTGGCAGCGCAAGCGAGGTCTGCCCGTCACCGGTGTCGTGGATAAGCGCACGTGGGATTCGCTAGGCACTGGCGTGAGCTGGTACGCGGATGGCTTCACAGTGAAACCCAAGGTAGGCATCACTGCAAGCCGTCAAGAGCGCATCGACACCATGGTGAATTTTGCGCGTTCGCAGGTAGGCTCGCCCTACACTTGGGGCGGTGCCGGCGGCTACACACTAGGCTACGACTGCTCAGGCATCGCTATCCAGGCAATGAATGCCGCCGGTCTCGAGACGGGGGTAACGCCCGAACAACATGCCGGTGCAAACTGGCTCTCAACGCACTACTTCTACAACTCCAAGAAGTTCCGCAAGGTGCCAATCTCGCAGATTCAGCGCGGCGACTGGATCTTCTACCGAGACTCCGGCGGCACCATCCGTCACATGACGATGTATCTGGGCAATGGTCAGATGCTGCATTCCTGGGGTCCTGGCGTTCACATTCGCTCGTACACCCGGAACCTTCCCGGTCGCAAGGCTGACCCGTACGTTCTGAGGCCCTTCTAG
- a CDS encoding ferrochelatase has protein sequence MTEAAVTENGRAYTAVLFSSFGGPEKHEDVIPFLRNVTRGRGIPDERLEEVATHYRALGGKSPINEQNRDLITRLEAELKRRELDLPVYWGNRNWEPYVADTVRRIHEDGHTKVVGLVTSAYSSYSSCHQYHEDFRKALDETGLKGTLAIDKARVYYNHPGFLEPVVDGVKNALEAHRAHGHEAGAIEILFSTHSIPTTMADVSGPRHTWEKGSGGWYVAQHEAAIEYVMKRVREELGSAHTPENYRLVYQSRSGAPHVPWLEPDINDVIDELEGRSAVVVVPIGFVTDHVEVVWDLHTEAKESAEKKGLAFIRVATSGSDDRFIGALADLVEEAVTPGFERRAVIDVPGALENEKRTGDCGLECCLVRTPEGTFA, from the coding sequence GTGACCGAGGCGGCAGTGACCGAGAACGGCCGCGCCTACACGGCCGTGCTGTTCTCCTCGTTCGGCGGGCCCGAAAAGCACGAGGACGTGATTCCGTTCCTGCGCAATGTGACGCGCGGGCGCGGCATCCCCGATGAGCGCCTCGAAGAAGTCGCGACCCACTATCGCGCGCTCGGCGGAAAAAGCCCCATCAACGAGCAAAACCGCGACCTCATCACCAGGCTCGAGGCCGAACTGAAGCGCCGCGAGCTCGACCTTCCCGTGTACTGGGGCAATCGCAACTGGGAGCCGTACGTTGCCGACACGGTTCGACGGATCCACGAAGACGGCCATACGAAGGTTGTGGGCCTCGTGACGAGCGCGTATTCGAGCTATTCGAGCTGCCACCAGTACCACGAGGATTTTCGCAAGGCCCTCGACGAGACTGGACTGAAGGGCACGCTCGCGATCGATAAGGCCCGCGTGTACTACAACCACCCGGGATTCCTCGAACCCGTCGTGGACGGCGTGAAGAATGCCCTGGAGGCACACCGCGCGCACGGCCACGAGGCCGGTGCCATCGAGATTCTCTTCTCGACGCACTCAATTCCCACGACGATGGCGGATGTCTCGGGACCACGACACACGTGGGAAAAAGGCTCGGGCGGCTGGTACGTCGCCCAGCACGAGGCAGCGATCGAGTACGTGATGAAACGCGTGCGCGAAGAGCTGGGCTCTGCGCACACTCCCGAGAACTACCGACTCGTCTACCAGTCGCGTTCGGGTGCGCCGCACGTGCCGTGGCTCGAGCCGGACATCAACGACGTCATCGATGAGCTCGAGGGACGCTCGGCTGTCGTTGTCGTGCCGATCGGCTTCGTGACCGACCACGTCGAGGTCGTATGGGACCTCCACACGGAGGCGAAGGAATCCGCCGAAAAGAAGGGGCTCGCGTTCATCCGCGTGGCCACGTCCGGAAGCGACGACCGATTCATCGGTGCACTCGCCGACCTCGTCGAGGAGGCCGTGACACCCGGTTTCGAGCGTCGCGCCGTGATCGATGTTCCGGGCGCGCTCGAGAACGAGAAGCGCACCGGTGACTGCGGACTCGAGTGCTGCCTCGTCCGCACCCCGGAGGGCACGTTCGCATGA
- a CDS encoding uroporphyrinogen-III synthase has protein sequence MTAPVLVTRPEGRGEGLVAELNARGFEAVHSPFTEFSFETDADLRDALSDLAHGEFDWLLLTSVTTVKALRALPEWSELPAVQEFKAAAVGEATAKAAREAGLEVETIAQGSAASLIDVFPVNQQGGDGLAQRIFYPVSSAAAPQLELALRMAGYEVQRETAYRPKTIPQPSEIVDNLAAGGFSAVVATSPMIVRALSKLAIHEGTKLVVIGKPSEDAAISVNLPVAAVAKDPSDRALAEAVAEVLGKEN, from the coding sequence ATGACAGCACCCGTTCTTGTGACGCGCCCCGAGGGGCGCGGCGAAGGCCTCGTCGCGGAGCTCAACGCTCGCGGTTTTGAGGCCGTGCATTCTCCGTTCACGGAGTTCTCGTTCGAAACGGACGCCGATCTTCGCGATGCCCTCAGCGACCTTGCCCACGGCGAATTCGATTGGCTGCTCCTCACGTCGGTCACGACCGTCAAAGCGCTTCGAGCGCTGCCGGAATGGTCGGAACTTCCCGCGGTCCAGGAGTTCAAAGCCGCCGCGGTCGGTGAGGCCACGGCGAAGGCCGCACGCGAGGCCGGCCTCGAGGTCGAAACGATCGCTCAGGGAAGCGCAGCCTCGCTCATTGACGTGTTCCCCGTCAATCAGCAGGGTGGCGATGGCCTCGCGCAGCGCATCTTCTACCCCGTGAGCTCCGCGGCCGCACCGCAGCTCGAGCTCGCCCTCCGCATGGCCGGCTACGAAGTTCAGCGCGAGACCGCGTACCGCCCCAAGACCATTCCGCAACCGAGCGAGATCGTGGACAACCTCGCAGCCGGCGGTTTCAGCGCCGTCGTCGCCACGAGCCCCATGATCGTGCGCGCTCTCTCGAAGCTCGCGATCCACGAAGGAACGAAGCTCGTCGTCATCGGAAAGCCGAGCGAAGATGCAGCGATCAGCGTTAATCTTCCGGTCGCCGCAGTCGCAAAAGACCCGAGCGACCGCGCGCTCGCCGAGGCCGTCGCCGAGGTCCTTGGAAAGGAAAACTGA
- a CDS encoding serine hydrolase domain-containing protein yields the protein MSDVHANPAHVDPESLESLLSPLSFDSAVGLISSDGRLITAYGDLDRVFPLASVSKLIATYAALVAIDRGALALDDAAGDETPQGCTVEHLLAHAAGYAFEGGEFLAAPGKRRMYTNAGIEQLGRVVARAVGTDFERWVCESVTEPLGMESVEVAGSPAKDYRASIEDLLVLGRELMSPTLISSELAESAHRPHFPDLSGVLPGYGRQSPNDWGLGVEIKGKKNPHWTGALNSERTFGHFGQSGSFLWVDPEAVPGGLSAAFLSSKPFSEEHADVWPALNDTLVRAARAQS from the coding sequence ATGAGTGATGTGCACGCGAATCCCGCCCACGTTGATCCGGAGTCTCTTGAGTCGCTCCTCTCGCCCTTGAGCTTTGATTCGGCCGTTGGCCTCATCAGTTCCGACGGTCGCTTAATCACCGCGTACGGGGACCTTGACCGAGTGTTCCCGCTCGCGAGCGTCTCGAAGCTGATCGCGACATACGCCGCGCTCGTCGCGATCGATCGCGGAGCTCTTGCCCTCGACGATGCTGCGGGTGACGAGACTCCACAGGGCTGCACGGTCGAACACTTGCTTGCCCACGCCGCCGGTTATGCGTTCGAGGGCGGGGAGTTTCTTGCCGCGCCCGGAAAGCGCCGCATGTACACGAATGCGGGTATTGAGCAACTCGGGCGCGTTGTTGCGCGCGCGGTCGGCACGGACTTTGAGCGGTGGGTGTGCGAGAGCGTGACGGAGCCGCTGGGGATGGAGAGCGTCGAGGTGGCCGGCTCGCCAGCCAAAGACTACCGCGCAAGCATCGAGGATCTTCTTGTGCTTGGTCGTGAGTTAATGAGCCCCACGCTCATATCGTCGGAGCTTGCTGAATCCGCGCACCGCCCTCATTTCCCGGATCTTTCCGGTGTTCTTCCCGGTTACGGCCGCCAAAGCCCGAATGACTGGGGTCTGGGTGTGGAGATCAAGGGGAAGAAAAACCCGCATTGGACGGGCGCCCTTAACTCGGAGCGCACGTTTGGGCACTTCGGCCAGTCGGGGTCGTTTCTCTGGGTTGACCCGGAGGCGGTTCCGGGTGGGCTCAGCGCAGCATTTTTGTCGTCGAAGCCGTTTAGTGAGGAGCATGCCGACGTGTGGCCCGCTCTCAACGACACCCTCGTTCGGGCGGCGCGAGCGCAATCCTGA
- a CDS encoding NAD-dependent epimerase/dehydratase family protein → MQQASDQGTKRGLRIIVAGGDGFCGWPTALHLSKQGHEVTIIDSLVRRDIDDELGSNSVTPILPLEQRVAAWKEISGSSIDVRIGDLGDYDFLRAVVTEVQPEAFVHFAEQRSAPYSMIDREHAIYTQRTNVEGTLNVLWAIRDCAPECHLVKLGTMGEYGQPNIDIEEGFIEIEHRGRKDRLPFPKQPGSFYHLSKVHDSDNIMFACKIWNIAATDLNQGIVYGLHTNETRMDPRLVNRFDYDAVYGTALNRFLIQAAVGHPLTVYGEGSQTRAYLNIEDTVRCIELACTNPAAPGEFRVFNQFTESFSVEELAVKVVSAAAQLGIDARIDHLENPRVEKYHHYFNAVNTRLIDLGLEPHLLTESVLVEILESARSHTDRVKNELILPGVTWRK, encoded by the coding sequence GTGCAGCAGGCTAGCGATCAGGGTACGAAACGTGGGCTCCGCATTATTGTCGCAGGCGGTGACGGTTTTTGCGGCTGGCCCACGGCGCTGCACCTCTCGAAGCAGGGACACGAGGTCACGATTATTGACTCCCTCGTGCGGCGCGATATCGATGACGAACTCGGCTCGAACTCGGTGACTCCGATTCTCCCTCTCGAGCAGCGCGTCGCCGCATGGAAGGAGATCTCGGGATCGAGTATCGACGTACGGATCGGCGATCTTGGCGACTACGACTTCTTGCGCGCAGTCGTCACCGAGGTGCAACCCGAGGCCTTCGTGCACTTCGCCGAGCAGCGCAGTGCCCCGTATTCGATGATCGACCGCGAGCACGCCATTTACACGCAGCGCACCAACGTCGAGGGGACGCTCAACGTTCTGTGGGCGATCCGCGACTGTGCTCCAGAATGTCATCTCGTGAAGCTCGGAACGATGGGCGAGTACGGCCAGCCCAATATCGACATTGAGGAAGGCTTCATCGAGATCGAACACCGCGGCCGCAAGGACCGCCTGCCGTTTCCGAAGCAGCCGGGCAGCTTCTACCACCTCTCGAAGGTGCACGATAGCGACAACATCATGTTCGCGTGCAAGATCTGGAATATCGCCGCGACCGACCTCAACCAGGGCATCGTTTATGGGCTCCACACGAATGAGACCCGCATGGATCCTCGCCTCGTGAATCGCTTCGACTACGACGCGGTGTACGGTACAGCGCTCAATCGCTTCCTGATTCAGGCCGCGGTCGGCCACCCCCTCACGGTGTACGGGGAGGGCTCCCAAACTCGTGCGTACCTCAATATCGAGGACACCGTGCGATGCATCGAACTCGCGTGCACGAACCCCGCGGCGCCCGGTGAGTTCCGCGTGTTCAACCAGTTCACGGAGTCATTCAGCGTTGAGGAACTCGCCGTCAAGGTCGTCTCGGCAGCCGCGCAACTCGGCATCGATGCACGGATCGACCACCTCGAGAACCCGCGCGTGGAAAAATACCACCACTACTTCAACGCGGTGAATACGCGCCTTATCGATCTGGGCCTCGAGCCGCACCTTCTTACCGAGAGCGTGCTCGTGGAGATCCTCGAGTCAGCCCGCTCTCACACCGACCGCGTGAAGAACGAGTTGATCCTCCCGGGCGTCACGTGGCGCAAGTAA
- a CDS encoding glycosyltransferase, with translation MTETFVPSVDGVVTRLTHLVDHLLTEGHEVEIIAPGLGVEKYQVASESTKLRRGLSAPIHGARTVHVPFYPSRPWSLPTPSAHRLTERVVREFRPDVIHAAQPILLGQTAVRAARRYRIPLVASYHTNLPAYLSRYRGWAWSAPIIAQATRRLHRGAAVNAVTSEAMREEALSMGLEHVEVVRRAVDTRLFHPAESPTLAPPHGDRQGRLKLLFVGRLAAEKDLIRLVPLMRRRNDLELTIVGEGPQRATLEREYRGTRTQFAGVLRGEALAQTYRDHDLFVFPSVTETLGLVLLEAMASGLPPLAARSGPTMEQIVDGETGFLFGSETELEQRLNVLAGKRGVELRASVAAAARREAEKHSWVAASEDFVDLYRRAIAGR, from the coding sequence GTGACCGAGACATTCGTGCCGAGCGTCGACGGGGTCGTCACGCGCCTAACCCACCTCGTTGATCACCTCCTCACCGAGGGACACGAGGTGGAGATCATCGCGCCGGGGCTCGGCGTCGAGAAATACCAGGTGGCGTCGGAATCCACGAAGCTGCGCCGGGGCCTGAGCGCTCCCATTCACGGTGCCCGAACCGTGCACGTGCCGTTCTACCCGAGCCGGCCCTGGTCGCTCCCCACCCCTTCCGCACACCGCCTCACCGAGCGGGTCGTGCGGGAGTTTCGCCCCGACGTTATCCATGCCGCGCAGCCGATCCTGCTCGGCCAGACAGCCGTCCGCGCGGCGCGGCGGTACCGGATTCCGCTTGTCGCGAGCTACCACACGAATCTTCCTGCATATCTTTCCCGATATCGCGGGTGGGCGTGGAGCGCGCCGATCATCGCACAGGCAACTCGGCGCCTCCACCGCGGTGCCGCCGTCAACGCCGTTACGAGCGAAGCGATGCGCGAGGAAGCTCTTTCGATGGGGCTTGAGCACGTCGAGGTCGTGCGCAGGGCCGTGGACACGCGGCTTTTTCATCCGGCGGAGAGTCCGACGCTAGCCCCGCCACATGGCGACAGACAAGGCAGGTTGAAGCTGCTTTTCGTGGGGCGTCTCGCCGCCGAGAAAGATCTGATTCGACTCGTGCCCCTCATGCGCCGCCGCAATGACCTGGAATTGACGATCGTGGGCGAGGGGCCGCAGCGCGCCACTCTTGAGCGTGAGTACCGCGGCACCCGCACACAGTTCGCAGGAGTTCTCCGCGGTGAGGCTCTCGCGCAAACCTACCGCGACCACGACCTGTTCGTATTCCCCTCCGTGACCGAGACGCTTGGCCTTGTCCTCCTCGAAGCGATGGCTTCGGGCCTTCCGCCCCTCGCGGCTCGCTCCGGCCCCACGATGGAGCAAATCGTTGACGGTGAAACGGGTTTCCTCTTCGGCAGCGAAACTGAACTCGAGCAGAGGCTCAATGTACTCGCGGGAAAAAGAGGCGTGGAGCTAAGAGCGTCCGTGGCAGCCGCAGCGCGACGCGAGGCTGAAAAGCACTCGTGGGTAGCCGCGAGCGAGGACTTCGTGGATCTTTACCGCCGCGCGATCGCGGGTCGATAG
- the hemB gene encoding porphobilinogen synthase, protein MSTNAPLHRPRRLRSSGMMRRLNREVTLRSADFILPAFVREGASEPREITSMPGVMQHSLDSLVEAAREAAELGLGGIMLFGIPEKKDAVGSGATDPNGILNVAISRLREEVGDSLLVMADLCLDEFTDHGHCGVLDERGGVDNDRTLEVYREMALAQARAGAHVVAPSGMMDGQIAAIRDALDSEGFTDVAIYAYTAKYASAFYGPFREAVDSSLSGDRKTYQQDPANGREALRELELDLAEGADMIMVKPGLPYLDVLAEVAAASPVPVGTYQVSGEYAMIEAACQNGWLDRERAVLESLLAFKRAGAAHVLTYYAPYAAKLLADLPPHLREFA, encoded by the coding sequence ATGAGCACCAATGCTCCCCTCCACCGCCCGCGCCGCCTCCGCTCGAGCGGCATGATGCGCCGCCTCAACCGCGAGGTGACTCTTCGCAGCGCCGATTTCATCCTCCCCGCGTTCGTGCGCGAGGGCGCGAGTGAACCGCGAGAGATCACCTCGATGCCGGGCGTGATGCAGCACTCGCTCGACTCGCTCGTCGAGGCGGCCCGCGAGGCTGCCGAACTTGGGCTCGGCGGCATCATGCTGTTTGGCATCCCCGAAAAGAAGGATGCCGTCGGGTCCGGCGCCACCGACCCGAACGGCATCCTGAACGTTGCCATCTCGCGCTTACGGGAAGAGGTCGGCGATTCTCTCCTCGTGATGGCCGATTTGTGCCTCGACGAATTCACCGATCACGGCCACTGCGGTGTTCTTGACGAGCGCGGTGGTGTGGACAACGACAGGACTCTCGAGGTCTACCGCGAGATGGCGCTCGCGCAGGCACGCGCGGGTGCGCACGTCGTCGCCCCCTCGGGCATGATGGATGGCCAGATCGCCGCAATTCGCGACGCGCTCGACTCCGAGGGCTTCACGGACGTCGCGATCTACGCCTACACCGCGAAGTACGCCTCGGCGTTCTACGGCCCCTTCCGCGAGGCCGTTGATTCCTCGCTCTCGGGCGACCGCAAAACCTACCAGCAGGACCCGGCAAATGGCCGCGAGGCGCTGCGCGAGCTCGAGCTCGATCTCGCCGAGGGTGCCGACATGATCATGGTCAAGCCCGGCCTCCCCTACCTCGACGTGCTCGCCGAGGTCGCCGCCGCGAGCCCCGTGCCCGTGGGCACCTACCAGGTCTCGGGCGAGTACGCGATGATCGAGGCCGCGTGCCAGAACGGCTGGCTCGACCGCGAGCGCGCCGTGCTCGAATCACTCCTCGCGTTCAAGCGCGCGGGGGCGGCGCACGTGCTCACGTACTACGCCCCGTACGCGGCAAAGCTCCTCGCAGATCTGCCCCCGCACCTTCGCGAATTCGCCTGA
- the hemC gene encoding hydroxymethylbilane synthase — protein MMRLGTRASTLARTQSAWVARQLVAGGEGDSDGFQLVNVSTHGDRDRTSPLTRIGGTGVFVSAVREALLAGEVDVVVHSLKDLPTLPADGIRLAAIPVRENPADALVTREGVSDLAAIPHGGRVGTGSPRRAAQLMLARPDLEIVPIRGNIETRMAFAERGELDAVVLAAAGLLRLGLNDRIAEVFHPWQFLPAPAQGALAVEVREDLDPESALALALSALDHAPTRFAVAAERALLRALEAGCSAPVATFAEVTDDDRLLLKAGVYGRNTTIVRDIHTDESVTAASAEAAGRALAEDMLAAGARDLLAEEWLA, from the coding sequence ATGATGCGGCTCGGCACACGCGCCTCGACGCTCGCGCGCACGCAGTCCGCATGGGTGGCCCGCCAGCTCGTCGCGGGCGGCGAGGGGGATTCCGACGGTTTCCAGCTCGTCAACGTGTCCACACACGGAGATCGCGACCGCACGAGCCCGCTCACGCGGATCGGCGGCACGGGCGTTTTCGTGTCCGCGGTGCGCGAGGCGCTCCTCGCCGGTGAGGTCGACGTGGTCGTCCACTCGCTCAAGGATCTGCCCACGCTTCCCGCCGACGGCATTCGCCTCGCGGCGATCCCCGTGCGCGAGAATCCGGCCGACGCGCTCGTGACCCGCGAGGGCGTGAGCGACCTCGCGGCGATCCCACACGGTGGCCGCGTGGGGACCGGCAGCCCGAGGCGTGCGGCGCAACTCATGCTCGCGCGCCCGGACCTCGAGATCGTGCCAATCCGAGGCAATATCGAGACGCGCATGGCTTTCGCCGAACGCGGTGAACTCGACGCCGTTGTGCTCGCCGCGGCGGGCCTTCTGCGGCTGGGGCTCAACGACCGCATCGCCGAGGTATTTCACCCGTGGCAGTTCCTGCCCGCGCCCGCGCAGGGAGCACTCGCGGTCGAGGTTCGTGAGGATCTGGATCCCGAAAGCGCTCTCGCCCTTGCGCTCTCGGCGCTCGATCACGCACCGACGCGCTTCGCTGTGGCAGCCGAACGCGCGCTTCTACGCGCGCTCGAGGCCGGGTGCTCGGCGCCCGTTGCGACATTCGCCGAGGTCACGGATGATGATCGACTCCTTCTCAAGGCTGGGGTATACGGTCGAAACACGACAATTGTTCGCGATATCCACACCGACGAATCGGTGACGGCGGCCTCGGCCGAGGCCGCGGGCAGAGCGCTTGCGGAGGACATGCTCGCCGCTGGCGCCCGAGATCTACTTGCTGAGGAGTGGCTAGCATGA